From one Octopus bimaculoides isolate UCB-OBI-ISO-001 chromosome 1, ASM119413v2, whole genome shotgun sequence genomic stretch:
- the LOC106874933 gene encoding ribonuclease P protein subunit p40, which produces MALKLPHNLRSGKLILDVSNFNHLKSNHDAIVLSHFFNFSLNLILPGAVNLPDSLDDILQQKGSTVYFLKGIPISLLIEPDFLEAFCKKGQLYMMSHGTNIDTQDCIALLPPGKLVLNVTKDTYESLGLDGKRSKFIKHGHNKFVVTIPLLDPNFVSGKKFYERVKWCFTDRLNLKFNMLACWIPPDDDILSSSLAEYFKQNNYRTVTAGLKKESKTRTGLKVPIVASSQPHSSIESCDFQEFFDWLGSVSSDCQDHVDEDCHMSFTPTPNYTVDSLNYNVKGFILPQTIQKILVELRTIVTQYSLKWSAMTIHGFTDAPVTWEMREHGFQYNGDNLYTYVVFPDDIYWLYTAVGSLDTWI; this is translated from the exons ATGGCATTGAAGTTGCCCCACAACCTGAGAAGTGGCAAATTAATTTTAGATGTTTCTAATTTCAATCATCTGAAAAGCAACCACGACGCAATCGTCCTTTCACATTTCTTCAACTTTTCT CTGAATTTGATTCTCCCTGGTGCTGTCAATCTGCCAGATTCTCTTGATGATATTCTCCAACAGAAAGGTTCCACTGTATATTTCCTGAAAGGAATACCAATTTCTTTACTCATAGAACCAGATTTTTTGGAAGCTTTCTGCAAAAAAG GTCAGCTGTATATGATGTCCCATGGTACAAATATTGATACTCAAGACTGTATAGCATTACTGCCCCCTG GCAAACTTGTGTTGAATGTAACGAAGGACACGTACGAAAGTTTGGGTCTCGATGGGAAGAGGTCAAAGTTCATTAAACATGGACACAACAAATTTG TGGTAACCATTCCTCTTTTGGATCCAAACTTTGTTTCTGGTAAAAAGTTCTACGAAAGAGTCAAATGGTGTTTTACAGATCGTTTGAATTTGAAGTTCAATATGTTAGCTTGTTGGATTCCTCCAG ACGATGacattctctcttcatctcttgcggaatatttcaaacaaaataattatcGGACAGTCACTGCTGGATTAAAAAAGGAGTCAAAAACTAGAACTGGTTTGAAAGTTCCAATTGTGGCCAGCAGCCAACCACATTCAAGTATAGAATCATGtgattttcaagaattttttgaTTGGCTGGGTTCTGTATCCTCAGATTGTCAAGA CCATGTAGATGAAGACTGCCACATGTCGTTCACTCCAACCCCAAATTATACGGTGGACAGTTTGAATTATAATGTGAAAGGTTTCATTCTTCCTCAAACTATTCAAAAGATTCTCGTGGAATTAAGGACTATTGTAACCCAGTACAGCCTCAAGTGGTCAGCAATGACCATTCATGGCTTTACTGATGCACCAGTCACATGGGAGATGAGAGAACATGGATTCCAGTACAACGGAGACAATCTTTATACATATGTTGTCTTTCCTGATGATATCTACTGGCTTTACACTGCTGTTGGATCCCTTGACACATGGATTTGA